One Mixta gaviniae genomic window carries:
- a CDS encoding DUF1090 domain-containing protein, whose protein sequence is MKKLALLAAMMMAGIVNTAYAAAQDCATKRAAIEKEIAIAEHYGNSAKVNGLKHALAEVKAHCTSATVIASAQKEVTKLEKKLAEKQEDIRELQADLREAQAKGKQDKVAKYQRKLQEKQADLQSIRQQLNKARASLATLKKSA, encoded by the coding sequence ATGAAAAAGCTCGCCCTGCTGGCCGCCATGATGATGGCCGGCATCGTCAATACGGCCTACGCCGCCGCTCAGGATTGCGCGACAAAACGCGCCGCGATAGAAAAAGAGATCGCTATTGCTGAACATTACGGCAATAGCGCCAAGGTAAACGGCCTGAAGCATGCGCTGGCGGAAGTCAAAGCGCACTGCACCAGCGCCACCGTGATTGCCAGCGCGCAAAAAGAAGTGACTAAGCTGGAGAAAAAACTGGCGGAAAAACAGGAGGATATTCGCGAGCTACAGGCCGATCTGCGCGAAGCGCAGGCCAAAGGCAAGCAGGATAAGGTCGCAAAATATCAGCGTAAACTGCAGGAGAAGCAGGCTGACCTGCAGAGCATCCGGCAGCAGCTCAACAAGGCGCGCGCCAGTCTGGCTACCCTGAAAAAATCAGCCTGA
- a CDS encoding entericidin A/B family lipoprotein has protein sequence MSKKSIVAIFSALILSTLLSACNTTRGVGEDVEAGGQAIQRGAQ, from the coding sequence ATGTCAAAGAAAAGTATTGTCGCAATTTTTTCCGCTTTGATTCTTTCTACTCTGCTCTCAGCCTGCAACACCACGCGCGGCGTAGGCGAGGATGTTGAGGCGGGCGGTCAGGCGATTCAGCGCGGCGCGCAATAA
- a CDS encoding response regulator — translation MPAILVVDDHPAICYALKIYLEAEKDLCVMTTTDGGAVMALIRQHPVDLVILDIALLRLDGLDLLARIKHCRPATRVLMLSGLAADKYARRSLLAGADGFLSKQHLLSAIRAAVRLLLEGYSCFPADCLRSDSSRPARRGSALLSRLSNREITVLRYLAEGKTNKQIGELLQLSNKTVSTYKARLLEKSGAASLAELLLQLEEPPP, via the coding sequence ATGCCTGCCATTCTCGTCGTCGACGATCACCCGGCTATCTGTTACGCCCTGAAAATTTATCTGGAGGCGGAGAAAGATCTCTGCGTGATGACGACCACTGACGGCGGCGCCGTTATGGCACTCATTCGTCAGCACCCTGTCGATCTGGTTATTCTGGATATCGCCCTGCTCCGGCTCGACGGGCTTGATCTGTTAGCGCGAATCAAACATTGCCGTCCGGCGACGCGTGTCCTGATGCTCTCTGGCCTGGCGGCGGACAAGTATGCGCGGCGCAGCCTGCTGGCGGGCGCTGACGGCTTTCTCAGTAAGCAGCATCTCCTTTCCGCTATCCGCGCCGCGGTGCGCCTGCTGCTGGAGGGCTACAGCTGCTTTCCCGCCGACTGCCTGCGTTCTGACTCCTCTCGCCCGGCGCGGCGCGGCAGCGCGCTGTTATCCCGCCTTTCCAACCGGGAGATAACCGTTCTGCGTTATCTGGCGGAAGGAAAGACCAATAAACAGATCGGCGAACTACTGCAGTTAAGCAATAAAACCGTCAGTACCTATAAAGCGCGCCTGCTGGAAAAAAGCGGCGCCGCATCGCTGGCGGAGCTACTGCTGCAGCTGGAAGAGCCGCCTCCCTGA
- the epmB gene encoding EF-P beta-lysylation protein EpmB — translation MAHIVTLNTPSREDWLQQLADVITEPHELLQFLALEQHPELAAGEPARKLFALRVPRAFARRMKKGDPRDPLLLQVITDRQEFIDAPGYSTDPLDEQSSVVPGLLHKYKNRALLLVKGGCAVNCRYCFRRHFPYQDNQGNKRNWQRALDYIRDHSELDEIIFSGGDPLMAKDHELDWLIGELEAIPHLKRLRIHSRLPVVIPARITEALCQRLGHSRLQVLMVTHINHAQEIDQALRHGVTMLKHAGVTMLNQSVLLRGVNDNAPALAELSNALFDAGILPYYLHVLDKVQGAAHFYVSDEEARAIMRQLLPLVSGYMVPKLAREIGGEPSKTPLDLQLRQS, via the coding sequence ATGGCACACATTGTAACCCTAAATACCCCATCCAGAGAAGATTGGTTGCAACAACTTGCAGACGTCATCACTGAACCCCATGAATTATTGCAGTTTTTAGCGCTGGAACAGCATCCTGAGCTGGCCGCTGGCGAGCCTGCGCGCAAGCTTTTTGCCCTGCGTGTGCCGCGCGCCTTCGCCCGGCGCATGAAAAAAGGCGATCCGCGCGATCCGCTGCTGCTGCAGGTGATCACCGATCGGCAGGAGTTTATCGACGCGCCAGGCTACAGCACCGATCCGCTGGATGAGCAGAGCAGCGTGGTGCCAGGCCTGCTGCATAAATATAAAAACCGGGCGCTGCTGCTGGTAAAGGGCGGCTGCGCGGTGAACTGCCGCTACTGCTTCCGCCGCCACTTCCCCTATCAGGATAACCAGGGCAACAAACGCAACTGGCAGCGGGCGCTGGACTATATCCGCGATCACAGCGAGCTGGATGAGATCATTTTTTCCGGCGGCGATCCGTTAATGGCGAAAGATCATGAGCTGGACTGGCTGATCGGCGAGCTGGAAGCGATCCCGCATTTAAAACGCCTGCGCATCCACAGTCGTCTGCCGGTCGTGATCCCGGCGCGCATTACCGAAGCGCTCTGTCAGCGCCTGGGCCACTCGCGGCTGCAGGTGTTGATGGTGACCCATATCAACCATGCGCAGGAGATTGACCAGGCACTGCGCCACGGCGTGACGATGCTAAAGCACGCCGGCGTGACGATGCTGAACCAGAGCGTGCTGCTGCGCGGCGTCAATGATAATGCGCCCGCGCTGGCGGAACTCAGCAACGCGCTGTTTGACGCCGGCATCCTGCCCTACTATCTGCATGTACTGGATAAGGTGCAGGGCGCGGCGCACTTCTATGTTTCGGACGAGGAAGCGCGGGCGATTATGCGTCAGCTGCTGCCGCTGGTTTCCGGCTATATGGTGCCGAAGCTGGCGCGCGAAATCGGCGGTGAGCCCAGCAAAACGCCGCTCGATTTGCAGCTGCGGCAGTCGTGA
- a CDS encoding lipocalin family protein: MSLWKTFIASVGALLSVACSTTPPKNVTVVENFDADRYLGQWYEIAQLNHRFERGLDHVTATYSKRDDGGLKVINRGYDVQKQRWKESIGKAYFTGSPQRAALKVSFFGPFYGGYNVIALDSDYRYALICGPNHDYLWILSRTPQLDESVKQKLTEQARQAGFPVDKLIWVKQDGATPQQAGN, encoded by the coding sequence ATGTCACTATGGAAAACCTTTATTGCCAGCGTGGGCGCCCTGCTCTCGGTGGCCTGCAGCACCACGCCGCCGAAGAATGTCACGGTGGTGGAAAATTTCGACGCCGATCGCTATCTCGGCCAGTGGTATGAAATCGCCCAGCTGAATCATCGTTTTGAACGCGGCCTCGATCATGTCACGGCCACTTACAGCAAGCGCGACGACGGCGGCCTGAAAGTGATTAATCGCGGCTATGACGTGCAGAAGCAGCGCTGGAAAGAGAGCATCGGCAAGGCCTACTTTACCGGCTCGCCGCAGCGCGCGGCGTTGAAGGTGTCGTTTTTTGGTCCTTTCTACGGCGGCTATAACGTTATCGCGCTCGACAGCGACTACCGCTATGCGCTGATCTGCGGGCCGAACCACGACTATCTCTGGATCCTGTCGCGTACGCCGCAGCTGGATGAGTCGGTTAAGCAGAAGCTGACGGAACAGGCACGTCAGGCCGGTTTCCCGGTCGATAAGCTGATTTGGGTGAAACAGGACGGCGCGACGCCGCAGCAGGCGGGCAACTAA
- the efp gene encoding elongation factor P — protein sequence MATYSSNDFRNGLKIMFEGEPYAIEASEFVKPGKGQAFARVKMRRLLTGKLIEKTFKSTDSAEGADVVDMNLTYLYNDGEFWHFMNNETFEQLAADSKAVGENAKWLLDQAECIVTLWNGSPIAVTPPNFVELEIVETDPGLKGDTAGTGGKPATLSTGAVVKVPLFVQIGEVIKVDTRSGEYVSRVK from the coding sequence ATGGCGACTTATTCTAGCAACGATTTTCGCAACGGTCTCAAAATCATGTTCGAAGGCGAACCTTACGCCATCGAAGCCAGCGAGTTTGTAAAACCGGGCAAAGGCCAGGCGTTCGCACGCGTTAAGATGCGTCGTCTGCTGACCGGCAAGCTGATTGAAAAAACCTTTAAATCTACCGACTCCGCCGAAGGCGCAGACGTTGTGGATATGAACCTGACTTACCTCTACAACGACGGTGAGTTCTGGCACTTCATGAACAATGAAACCTTCGAGCAGCTGGCTGCGGATTCGAAAGCCGTTGGCGAAAACGCTAAATGGCTGCTGGATCAGGCCGAGTGCATCGTGACGCTGTGGAACGGTAGCCCGATCGCCGTAACGCCGCCGAACTTCGTCGAGCTGGAAATCGTTGAGACCGACCCGGGCCTGAAAGGCGATACGGCGGGCACCGGCGGCAAACCGGCTACGCTCTCTACCGGCGCCGTGGTTAAAGTGCCGTTGTTCGTCCAGATTGGCGAAGTGATCAAAGTTGACACCCGCTCTGGCGAATACGTATCTCGCGTAAAATAA
- a CDS encoding entericidin A/B family lipoprotein produces MKSIVKLIAVALLMTTALSACNTFRGFGEDVSHLGGAISRAAN; encoded by the coding sequence ATGAAGAGCATCGTAAAACTCATCGCTGTCGCGCTGCTGATGACGACGGCTCTCAGCGCCTGCAATACCTTCCGCGGCTTTGGTGAAGATGTTTCGCACCTTGGCGGCGCTATCTCCCGCGCAGCAAACTGA
- a CDS encoding anaerobic sulfatase maturase, whose translation MQDDPVSNFQLMAKPGGALCNIACDYCFYLEKAQLYPERKQAWRMDDTTLENYIRKTIAAQRANVVDFLWQGGEPTLVGLDFYRRAVALQQRYRNGKSINNYFQTNGVNIDDKWAAFFKRHAFLVGVSLDGNQLHHDRHRKNQAGNSCFAAVMAGIGALTRHDVAWNSLTVVSAENVNEPLEVYRFLRRIGSRYMQFIPLVERKGGPDKYGLTLMHPDFSGSCRVADWSVGAKAWGDFLNRLFDEWLLNDLGQVFIMNFEQLLAKMAGQNAACTLNETCGGNLVIEANGDLYSCDHFVFPQHRLGNINHDDLTLMVNGEKNRDFARRKQVAANSSCIRCAWRPLCHGGCPGHRFMPDASNIPRHNYFCQGVQIHLAHSVPKCRALLQMMAQQQTAKKISRAIKQRFY comes from the coding sequence ATGCAGGACGATCCTGTCAGCAATTTTCAGCTTATGGCGAAACCGGGCGGCGCGTTATGTAATATCGCCTGCGACTACTGCTTCTATCTGGAGAAAGCGCAGCTTTATCCTGAGCGCAAACAGGCCTGGCGCATGGATGACACGACGCTGGAAAATTACATCAGAAAAACCATCGCCGCGCAGCGCGCTAACGTTGTCGATTTTTTGTGGCAGGGCGGCGAGCCGACGCTGGTCGGGCTTGATTTCTACCGGCGCGCAGTTGCGCTGCAGCAGCGTTACCGCAACGGTAAAAGCATTAATAACTATTTCCAGACCAACGGCGTGAATATTGATGACAAATGGGCGGCGTTTTTTAAACGCCATGCCTTTTTGGTCGGCGTCTCGCTTGACGGTAACCAGCTGCATCACGATCGCCACCGTAAAAACCAGGCGGGCAACAGCTGCTTCGCTGCGGTAATGGCGGGCATCGGGGCGCTTACGCGACACGATGTCGCCTGGAACTCTCTGACGGTGGTCAGCGCTGAAAACGTTAACGAGCCGCTGGAGGTGTATCGCTTTCTGCGGCGTATTGGCAGCCGCTACATGCAGTTTATCCCGCTGGTGGAGAGAAAAGGCGGGCCTGATAAGTATGGACTGACGCTGATGCATCCCGATTTTTCCGGCAGCTGTCGGGTCGCCGACTGGTCGGTCGGCGCGAAGGCCTGGGGCGATTTCCTGAACCGGCTGTTTGATGAATGGCTGCTGAACGATTTAGGCCAGGTGTTTATTATGAATTTCGAACAGCTGCTGGCGAAGATGGCGGGACAGAATGCCGCCTGCACCCTGAATGAAACCTGCGGTGGCAACCTGGTTATCGAGGCTAACGGCGATCTCTATTCCTGCGATCACTTCGTCTTTCCGCAACATCGGCTTGGCAATATTAATCATGACGATCTTACGCTGATGGTCAACGGCGAGAAAAACCGCGACTTCGCCCGTCGAAAGCAGGTGGCGGCAAACAGCAGCTGCATCCGCTGCGCCTGGCGGCCTTTATGTCACGGCGGTTGCCCCGGGCACCGCTTTATGCCGGACGCCAGCAATATTCCCCGGCATAACTATTTTTGCCAGGGGGTGCAGATTCATCTGGCGCACAGCGTGCCGAAATGCCGTGCGCTGCTGCAAATGATGGCGCAGCAGCAGACGGCAAAAAAGATTAGCAGGGCGATAAAGCAGCGCTTTTATTAA